AATCCCGCTGTGGAATTTCACCGTATGTATGGAATGCTGAATCCCGGAGGCATACTGGCCCTGATGACAAAAATGGTTATAGACAAAGCCGCATTCTCAAAATGGCATTATATTCAGGATCAGAGTCATATCTGTTTCTACGGCAAAAAGACATTTGAATACCTGGCAAAGAAATATGACTGCACCCTGGAATTCCCTGATAGGGATGTTATCTTCCTTCACAGGGACTAGTCTCCCTGACTGACAGCAATTCAATGTAATTTGAGATTCAGATCATTATTATCCTATACTCTATCATAGACACCCCTGGGCCGATGGCTATTGCCCCTGGTCCTATCCCCCCTACCAAAGCAATGCTATTGTCCTGGTAGCAAAAGGAAAATAAAAATGTGGATACAGTATTTCGGTACAGCCATGTCGGTCATTATTGCAGTCTCTCTTATGCAGAAGAATATAAGGTGGCTGCGCATCATCAATGCTGTGGGAGCCATAGGATTCGCTGCTTACGGAGTTCTGATCGGCGCCGTTCCTGTTATGGCCCTTAATAGTTTTATCTTTTTTATTGATCTCTGGTTTCTCTTCCGAATGAGAAATTCGGATGACCGCTTCGACTTTCTGGCTGTTGACGGATTAAAATCACTCTATGTACGGAAGTTCATAGAGTTTCATAAAGACGATATAATCTCATTCTTTCCAGACTTCAATGCAGATGATAAAGATCGGGTGAAGGGTTGTCTGATCCTGAGAGATGTCATACCCGTATCCATCATTCTCTACCGTCTTGATGAAAACAATAAGACTGGGGAAATCATTATCGATTATTCTATTCCAAGCCACAGAGACAGGACAAATGCCCGCTACTTCTTTGATTATGTTCTGCGCCATGTTGAACTGGGTTCAGTAGAACGAATGACAGCTCAGGCAGGAAGCAGCAGTCATCAGCAATACCTTAAACATATGGGATTTACGGCTGTTTCTGAAGAAACAGAACTGCCGGCCGTATATGAACGCAGCATAAATTAAAATGAGGGATTTAACTGAGAAGGGAACATAGCGGTATTTGAATATTGATGATTGTTCAGTTCAGGGAATCGATAGCTTCTTCCAGCTCTTTCCGGCTTATGCCGAAATGATTCAGCCTGGCAAGAAACTGTTTGGTGTTTCCATAACCTATATGCAGAATCTGACCGAGGTCCTGGCGCTTTTCCTTTGAACCGGCAGTACCGCTTAGACCGTAATAATCCATATCTTCCAGATTAAATGTTTCCAGCTCCTCAACCATTTTGAACCTGGCCTTTTCAAGGGCTGCTCTGATGGCCTCGGGTGTTGCGTTTTCCACACCGATATTATCTTTTTTAGTTCCCTCTTTCCGGGAAATATAAGCATGCTTTACTTTAGGAACGGCTTTCTCAATGGTATCTCTGATTGTCTCACCGGCATGATCGGGGTCCGTGAGAATGATAACACCCACCCGTTCACTGGCAAAACGTATTTTATCTAATGTCTTTTTGGACTTCACAGCGAAACCATGAACAGGCAGAACTTCAGCCTGCACGGCTTTTTTGACGGCATCCACATCATCTACACCTTCAACGACAATCAGTTCCTGAATTTTCAACATGATTACTATGCCTGTCCTTTTATTGATCTCTTTGAAATTGAATAATCAATATGCTTTTCCAGTATCACCAGCTCAAAACCCTCTTCAGGTATATAACGGACTTCTTTGTCTCTGTAGCCTATAGAGTGATAGAATTGAAGATTATCCACAGCCCAACGGGGGGTGTCCAGCCCCCAGACCCCTATATGTGAATTCTGCTGCTCAACAAGCTGAAAAACACGCTTACCAATGCCCCTGTTCTGAGCCTCAGGCTGAATAAACACCCGATTGATCCAGCCTGTACCGGCCTTTTTCTCAGAAAAGTACATGCCTCCCAAGAGAGAATCTCCAATACATATTTTATATAGGGAACCGGCAGTGAGAGCTTTTCGGTGCCATTCAATACTGTCAAATCCAGCAGGCCCTCCCGGTTCATAGGGAGACATCCTTACAGAATGATCCATAAATGCAAATTCAGAGATTTTCACCAGCTGAGGAAGTTCATGCTCCAAAGCCGGATTAAGGGAGACAAACTCAGGCTTGAGCTGTTCCGGACTCATAGGGAATCCATTCATACCAGTCCCTTATCCCGAGGGATTCAGCCCAGAGATCAGTTCTGCTGCGGTCACCTGCGGGAGTATCATCGGATATTTCAAGTGTTGCATCTAAAAGCCTCTGTATTTTCCGGCTCTGGGGAAGATTGTCAACTCTGCTCATGAAAGAGGTACCTGCAAATCGATCCAGAAGATTAAGATATACTGCATTCATAATAAGAGACGCATCATATATGGTCTTCGGACTATAGAGCTTCACCTCTTCACTCTGAGCAGCCATGAAATCACGGAACTGCTGCTCCAGGACCAGCACTCTTGCTTCCCCCAGCTCAGGCATCTCTTCATAGATGGCTTTCTGAATAAAAATATCCGCCGGCTGGCTGATGAGCTGATTCACAACACCGAAAATCCAGGCTTTAACTATCTCATCCTCATTCAGAGCTTTTGCAAGATCAGCTCTGTCCCCGGCATCCAGGGCCAGTCGCATCTTTGCATTGGTAAAATGTCTGTTGCCGGAAGAGGGAATCAGTCGCTGCCCTTCCTCCTCCCGGAACATCCTCAGGATCTGATAACATTTACAGGCTATCAGATGCTGACCCTCAGGATCTTTGAACCCCTCGGAAATATATATATAGTGGGCTTCATCATTTTCAGCTGCCGGTCTGGTTTCAACCATACTCGGCATTCCGCCCGCCTGTACCCATTGTACGGGCTTTCCTGTTTCCTTCTCTACCCGTCTGGATAGAGCCTCCACAGAATCAAATATTGTAAGATTCATTAATCCTCTTTCACCGCCACCTTAAACCGTTTGATTTTTTTAGTAGTGGTCATTTCCATTGCTTCGTCGAGTATATGAAATCGTCCGATTTTCTGATAGGGCTTAAGACCGGAATTCACCTCATCTATTACAGTCTGAAAATGAGCAGGGCTCTTATTTTCCGCATCCTGATTGGGATAGATTAAAGCCTCAACACCTTCGGTTTTCATTTTAGCATCCAGAACATAAGCTCTGATCAAAATCTGCTCAATTTCATCATAAAGCTGGAACTTATCTTCAATTTCCTCGGGGAAAACATTCTTTCCACCCTCGGTAACAATCATTGATTTGGCACGTCCGGTAAGGTAGAGATAATTATCTGAATCCAGATACCCGACATCACCGGTTTTGAAAAAACCGTCTTCAGTAAAGACATCTGCAGTAGCCTCTTCGTTCTTATAATAACCCTGCATAATCATGGAGCCCTTAAGAGCTATCTCACCGTAGCCCTTTTCATCAGGATCGAGGATTTTAGTTTCAGTACCTGGAATCATCTTTCCAACAGACTCTTCTTTATAGGCTTCTTTGGGATTGAGAGCAACAATGGGAGAAGTCTCTGTCAGACCGTATCCCTGAACAAAATCGATCCCCAGCTGATTAAACATCTTGAATGTTGATGCAGGTAGAGGTCCGCCTCCGCAGATACAGACTCTGTTTGTATCCAGAGACAGTTTGGCCAGGATACCGTTGAACATTTTTTTGCCGGGATTCACCTTAAAGTACTTCTTAATGATCCCACTGACCCACATGAGAAATCGAATCAGACCGTAAACAACGGGCCCCTTCTCTTTAATTCCCTTCATGAGTCCTCTGATAAGCTTATTGAAAAGCATGGGAACACCAAGGAACATGGTCACCTTACCCTGCTTCAGGTCTTTTAGTATCTGGCCTATGGCAAGATGTTTGGCAAATACGACTTCCGATCCCACACAGAGCGATTCAATGAAAACCGCAAGCATGGAATAGGAATGATGCAGAGGCAGAAGAGCATAAAAAACATCTGTGTGAAAGATATTCATGTTTGCCTGAGCCTGATAAGCATCGCTTATGAAATTAGAATGTGTGAGCATAACACCCTTTGAAAGACCGGTTGTTCCGGAAGTAAAAAGGATTGCCGCCAGATCATCTTCTTCAGGAAGCTCTATATCCGCATTCCCTTCGAACTTAAGATCCATAATATAACTGTCTTTACCGGGAGAAAGTCCGATAAGGGCTTTAAGTTTTTTATCCTTGAAATGATCATATTTCTCTTCATCACAGAAAAGAATATCAACATCGGCCATCTTCATAAGGCCTTCAACTTCTTTATCTTTCAGACCATAGTCAATGGGTGCAACAACAGCACCGGCAAATAGAACACCCAGATAAGCGAGTCCCCACTCGGGAGAGTTTTTACCTGTGACTGCGACTCTGTCACCTTTTTTAACTCCAAGGGAGTGAAGATACTGAGCCAGCATCTTGGATTTTGCAAGAACCTCATTATAGTTCAGCTCAAGAAGTTCGGGAGCGAAAGCAGTAAAGGCTCTTCTCTCACCATAACGTTCGGCAGTAATCTCCAGAACTTCTGGAAGTGTGGGCCATGTCCCGTTGAATTGTTTTCCCTTATAGTCTGCGAGAAAATCCCAGGGTGTCTGATTCATATTTCATTCTCCTACAAAGAGTTTTGTATAATATTTTATTCCATGAATATAGAAATGGAAAGAAAATTTACCTCTACTACATTATTGATACCATATAAATACACTACATTGTATTTTAATTTCCCTATTCATAGAATAATATATTAAGATGACTGATAAATATTAAAAAATCTTAATTTTTTAAGAAAAAAAAGGAGTTTCCATGATTGCAAAATCCCCTTTCGGAAAAACAGCTCACAACAGTACCAGAACCCTCTTCGGTGCGGCAGCCCTGGCTGAAGTCAGTCAAGCTGATGCAGACAGAACTCTGGACCTTCTGTTCCGCTATGGAATAAATCATATTGATACTGCCGCCAGCTATGGTGAGGCGGAACTGAGAATAGGCCCATGGATGCCAAAGCACAGAGATAAATTCTTCCTCGCCACAAAGACAGAAATGCGGACATACAGCGGGGCTATGAAAGAACTGGAAAACTCCAGAAAAAGACTGCAGAGCGATGTAATTGATCTGTGGCAGATGCATGTACTTGTAGATGAAGAGGGTTGGCAGACCGCAATGGGTCCTGATGGTGCTCTTAAAGCCTTTATAGAGGCTAAGGAGAAAGGATGGGTCCGTTTCCTTGGAGTAACTGGACACGGTGTACAGGCTCCCGACTTTCATAGACGGAGCCTTGAAGTCCACCCTTTTGACTCAGTACTCCTCCCCTGGAATTTCCCCATGAGCCTTAATGAGAATTACAGCAGAAGCTTCAATGAATTGAAAAAAATCTGTATGGAAAAAGAAATTGTCATGCAGACAATCAAAGCAACCTGCCGCAGACCCTGGCCGGTGGGAAAACAAAATAGAGCCACCTGGTATGAACCTCTTGAGGAGCAGGGGGATATCAACAGGGCAGTATCCTACATTCTCTCTGATCCTCAACTTTTTCTGAATACAGCCGGAGATATTGATATTCTACCCAGGGTTCTTCAGGCAGCAGCAGATTTCTCAGAAGGAAAAATAACTGATCCATCAGATGCAGAGATGGCAGCTATGGCTGAGAAACTTACGATGGCACCCCTTTTTCACTCAGCAGACTGAGGATCAATAAGGGCCCGCTGTTCTTCAATATGAAAAAAACTCACTGCAGAGTTCAGATCTTCCGACTTCTTCTTCAGCTCTTCAGCCATGGCGGCTATCTCCTCGCTGGAGCTGGCATTGGCCTGAATAACCTCGTCCATCTGCAGCAGGGCCGTATTGATCTGCTGAGCCCCTGTCGCCTGCTCTTTACTCCCCTCCAGGATCTCTTCTGAAATCTGGGCGGATTTCTTTATTGCCGGAACAACACGGTCCATCATCTCTCTGGTCAGATCTGCCTTTTTGGTACTATCTGCTGAAACCTGGGTGATATCATTAGCAGCTTCCTGACTGTGCTCTGCCAGCTTACGCACTTCTGATGCTACAACAGCAAATCCCTTACCCGCCTCACCGGCTCTGGCTGCCTCTATGGCCGCATTAAGAGCCAGCAAATTTGTGTTTCTGGCTATCTCTTCAATGATTCCGATCTTGTTGGAGATAAACTTCATGGATTCCACTGCCTCTTCTACAGCCTGACTGCCTGCAGTGGCATCACTGGCTGCCTGATTGACAATCCTGTTGGATTCTGTGGAATGTTCAGTATTCTGCTGAATATTTGCAGAGAGCTGTTCCATGGAGGCTGAGATCTCCTCCGCGCTGCTTGCCTGTTCACTGGCACCCGAAGCCACCTGACGGGAAGAATCACTCACCTCCACTGCACTCCTATTGATTACAACAGACGCCTCGGAAATATCAGTGATAATACTCCGCAGACGAAGAATCATATCATTGAAGGCCTCCGCAAGAATCCCTGTCTCATCCTTGGTTTTAACATGGATTTCATGAGAGAGATCCCCTTCGGCGATGAGTCTTGCTTCACCGGAAATATAGGCTACAGGAGCGGCAATTTTCTTTCCCACAAACAGGGAAAGCAATCCTGCCATGATAATGACTGCAAGGTCCGCTAATATAATGATCATCCTGGTCTGCTCAAGAGCCTTTTCCAGTGTCTGTGTTTCATTGAGGATCAGGGCATCTATATCATCAATATAATTACCCGTACCGATGCACCAGTCCCAGGGTTCAAAATAGACTGTATAGGAGCGCTTGGGAGCCGCTTCACTCTCTCCGGGGCGGGGAAAATAGTATTCGGTAAACCCGGTGCCCGCCTTTGCGGCTGCCACAAGATCCCTGATCAGATAATTCCCTCTGGTATCCTGGAGATCCCAGCGGCTTGTTCCTTCAATGTCCTGCCCCAGCATGGCGATAGTCATACCCGTGGAGTCATAGATAAAGATATAGCCATCTTCACCGTAGTTGAGACTTCTAATGTACTCTTTTGCCTCTTCCATGGCTTCCGCCTCACCCAGCTCACCGCGACGCTCGTAACTGTGTTCAACCATAGACTGGGCAACTACAACAAGATTCTGCGACATCCTGTCGAATTCATTTCTCATATTGTATTCGAGTGTTTCCAGGCTCTGATCGCCCTGTTTTTTAATCTGCAGGATAGACACGATACTCATGGATATACCTAAAAAAAGGAGACAGGAAATAACGAGTGTGATGATTTTATTCTGGATTTTTCTCATATTGACCTCCCAGGATCGAAGGGTCTGATGCGGATATAAATACTTTAATAAATATCCTTATATTCGTGAATTATAATAGAATTAGTAATAAAAATCCAATATTCTAAGACCTGCCGGTCCGGGGTAGAGATCGGAACAGTTGTCAGGGCATAAAAAAAACCGCTCTTTCGAGCGGTTCTTCAATCACAAATCTGAATAGATCAGTCTTTGCTCTTAATTCCGTATTTTTTGTTGAATCTTTCAACACGACCAGCGGTATCTACCAGTTTCTGTTTTCCTGTGTAAAAAGGGTGGCAGGAGCTGCAAATTTCAACTTCCATATCACCATGGGTAGAACGGGTCTCAATAACGTTTCCGCAGGCGCACTTTACAGTGGCATCCACATATTTGGGATGAATTCCTTCTTTCATAACTAATTGTCCTCCGTCGGCTCTCCGTTTCAAAGAGCCTAAATTGTCCTATGCCGAATTCATCGACTTTAAGAACGCCTCATTATTCTTGGTTTTCCTCATCTTGTCAACTATCATTTCAGTACATTCCATATCATCCATGGGACTCATGACTTTTCTGAGGAGCCACATCTTATTAAGTTCTTCATTTGTAAGAAGCAAATCTTCTTTTCTGGTAGCAGATTTCTTTATATTGATGGCCGGAAAGACTCTCTTGTCGGCCAGTTTTCTATCCAGAATAAGCTCCATATTACCGGTACCCTTGAATTCTTCAAAGATAACCTCATCCATGCGGCTTCCTGTTTCAATCAGGGCTGTGGCCACAATGGTCAGGCTCCCTCCGTTTTCAATATTACGGGCAGCACCGAAAAAGCGTTTTGGCTTATGCAGGGCATTGGAATCCACACCACCGGAAAGGATCTTTCCTGATGTAGGGACAGTCTGGTTATAGGCACGGGCCAGTCTGGTGATAGAGTCCAGAAGAATAACAACATCCTTCTTATGCTCAACAAGACGTCTGGCTTTTTCCAGTACCATTTCGGCAACCTGTACATGCCTGCTGGACTGTTCATCAAAGGTTGATGCGATTACTTCTCCCTGAACACCT
This DNA window, taken from Oceanispirochaeta sp. M1, encodes the following:
- the rpmE gene encoding 50S ribosomal protein L31, with protein sequence MKEGIHPKYVDATVKCACGNVIETRSTHGDMEVEICSSCHPFYTGKQKLVDTAGRVERFNKKYGIKSKD
- the rnmV gene encoding ribonuclease M5 codes for the protein MLKIQELIVVEGVDDVDAVKKAVQAEVLPVHGFAVKSKKTLDKIRFASERVGVIILTDPDHAGETIRDTIEKAVPKVKHAYISRKEGTKKDNIGVENATPEAIRAALEKARFKMVEELETFNLEDMDYYGLSGTAGSKEKRQDLGQILHIGYGNTKQFLARLNHFGISRKELEEAIDSLN
- a CDS encoding long-chain fatty acid--CoA ligase, encoding MNQTPWDFLADYKGKQFNGTWPTLPEVLEITAERYGERRAFTAFAPELLELNYNEVLAKSKMLAQYLHSLGVKKGDRVAVTGKNSPEWGLAYLGVLFAGAVVAPIDYGLKDKEVEGLMKMADVDILFCDEEKYDHFKDKKLKALIGLSPGKDSYIMDLKFEGNADIELPEEDDLAAILFTSGTTGLSKGVMLTHSNFISDAYQAQANMNIFHTDVFYALLPLHHSYSMLAVFIESLCVGSEVVFAKHLAIGQILKDLKQGKVTMFLGVPMLFNKLIRGLMKGIKEKGPVVYGLIRFLMWVSGIIKKYFKVNPGKKMFNGILAKLSLDTNRVCICGGGPLPASTFKMFNQLGIDFVQGYGLTETSPIVALNPKEAYKEESVGKMIPGTETKILDPDEKGYGEIALKGSMIMQGYYKNEEATADVFTEDGFFKTGDVGYLDSDNYLYLTGRAKSMIVTEGGKNVFPEEIEDKFQLYDEIEQILIRAYVLDAKMKTEGVEALIYPNQDAENKSPAHFQTVIDEVNSGLKPYQKIGRFHILDEAMEMTTTKKIKRFKVAVKED
- a CDS encoding GNAT family N-acetyltransferase, producing the protein MSPEQLKPEFVSLNPALEHELPQLVKISEFAFMDHSVRMSPYEPGGPAGFDSIEWHRKALTAGSLYKICIGDSLLGGMYFSEKKAGTGWINRVFIQPEAQNRGIGKRVFQLVEQQNSHIGVWGLDTPRWAVDNLQFYHSIGYRDKEVRYIPEEGFELVILEKHIDYSISKRSIKGQA
- a CDS encoding aldo/keto reductase, which gives rise to MIAKSPFGKTAHNSTRTLFGAAALAEVSQADADRTLDLLFRYGINHIDTAASYGEAELRIGPWMPKHRDKFFLATKTEMRTYSGAMKELENSRKRLQSDVIDLWQMHVLVDEEGWQTAMGPDGALKAFIEAKEKGWVRFLGVTGHGVQAPDFHRRSLEVHPFDSVLLPWNFPMSLNENYSRSFNELKKICMEKEIVMQTIKATCRRPWPVGKQNRATWYEPLEEQGDINRAVSYILSDPQLFLNTAGDIDILPRVLQAAADFSEGKITDPSDAEMAAMAEKLTMAPLFHSAD
- a CDS encoding methyl-accepting chemotaxis protein, yielding MRKIQNKIITLVISCLLFLGISMSIVSILQIKKQGDQSLETLEYNMRNEFDRMSQNLVVVAQSMVEHSYERRGELGEAEAMEEAKEYIRSLNYGEDGYIFIYDSTGMTIAMLGQDIEGTSRWDLQDTRGNYLIRDLVAAAKAGTGFTEYYFPRPGESEAAPKRSYTVYFEPWDWCIGTGNYIDDIDALILNETQTLEKALEQTRMIIILADLAVIIMAGLLSLFVGKKIAAPVAYISGEARLIAEGDLSHEIHVKTKDETGILAEAFNDMILRLRSIITDISEASVVINRSAVEVSDSSRQVASGASEQASSAEEISASMEQLSANIQQNTEHSTESNRIVNQAASDATAGSQAVEEAVESMKFISNKIGIIEEIARNTNLLALNAAIEAARAGEAGKGFAVVASEVRKLAEHSQEAANDITQVSADSTKKADLTREMMDRVVPAIKKSAQISEEILEGSKEQATGAQQINTALLQMDEVIQANASSSEEIAAMAEELKKKSEDLNSAVSFFHIEEQRALIDPQSAE